GAGCTCGCAAACCATCAGAGCTGGCGCTACCAGGTGCCGGGCGGCACCCTGGAAGTGGCGGTGGTGGAGCGCAGCAGGTATACCACCGAGGTCAGCCTGCAGGCGTCTGCGCCGGAATCCGGCAGCGAGGACAAAAACTGGCTGACCCCGCCCCTGATCACCGTGCGCCTGTATCACGACGCGCGCATGGCAGAAGTAGTGGCAGTGGATGGCCAGGGGCCGGTGGGCGGTGATGGACTGAATTTCTGCTATCCCAATCCGGCCATGCACAACGAAGACGAGCGCCAACAGGTCAACCGCTATCTTAGTGAATGGTTGGCTCACTGCCTGGCAAATGGTCGCGCCGAAGTCGATCTCACCCTGGGTGGTCGATGGATCTGAATCCTTCGGGCGCGCGACACAAGCCGGGTATTGCAGGGGCGTACAAGGATGTTTCGGCAAGGTGAGGCAGTGAACGACGTGGCAGTAAAACCAGCAAATCGCGTGATCCAGATCACCGACCCCCATATTGGCGGCCGGCCGGATTACCAGTTGCTCGGGTTGGACACCGGCCGCACCCTGAGCGAGGTGCTCAACGCAATTCGCGCTCAATCCAAGCAGCCGGAAGTGTTAGTGGTCACCGGTGATGTCTCCGCGAATGGTTCCGAAGCCGCCTATCATCGTTTTCTGAACAAGATGCAAGGCGTTGCCAGCCCTTGGTACTGGCTGCCAGGTAATCACGATAATGCCCGGCGTATGGACATCATCGCGCCGAAAAGACGCCCGGAAGTGGTGCGTGTGGGCAACTGGCGCCTGCTGTTACTCGACACCAGTGTGCCGGGGCAAATCTGCGGCGGTTTCAGTTCCGCAGAACTCGCTCGCATCGAGCAACTTATCAGCACTCACGCCGACTACCCATTGATGCTGATGATGCATCATCAGCCGGTTCCAGTGGGCAGTCACTGGATCGATGGACATATGCTGAAAGAAGGGCGCGATGCCTTCGTTGAACTGGTGCAGCGGGCTGAAAATGTGCGCGCCATTGCTTGGGGGCATGTGCACCAGCAGTTCGACAGCGAGCTGGGACATATCGGTCTCCACGCAACCCCCTCTACTTCCGTGCAGTTCACCCCGGGTAGTGGCCCCTTTGCCGTCGATAGTGAAATGCCGGGCTACCGCTGGTTCGATCTCCGCGACGACGGCAGCTACGAGACCGGTGTGGAACGGGTCGCCATTGTCGAATACAGTGTGGACTTGGCCTCCTCTGGATACTGACGCTGTCCAGCGGCGGTAACTCACCGCACACTCTTATCGAGATAGACGTGCCTGTAATTGGATCGCTGCGCCTGTGGCTGGTTACAGGGTCCGTTGAAATTCCATTTGCAGTGGGGGCTGAATTTGCGGTTTAGTGATACCGGGTTCCCCGGGC
This is a stretch of genomic DNA from Microbulbifer bruguierae. It encodes these proteins:
- a CDS encoding DUF1249 domain-containing protein, which gives rise to MAVPVSTGRSKAASQTRGGAKERYRVDLPTYHADCDANYLRLCKLMPELANHQSWRYQVPGGTLEVAVVERSRYTTEVSLQASAPESGSEDKNWLTPPLITVRLYHDARMAEVVAVDGQGPVGGDGLNFCYPNPAMHNEDERQQVNRYLSEWLAHCLANGRAEVDLTLGGRWI
- a CDS encoding metallophosphoesterase is translated as MFRQGEAVNDVAVKPANRVIQITDPHIGGRPDYQLLGLDTGRTLSEVLNAIRAQSKQPEVLVVTGDVSANGSEAAYHRFLNKMQGVASPWYWLPGNHDNARRMDIIAPKRRPEVVRVGNWRLLLLDTSVPGQICGGFSSAELARIEQLISTHADYPLMLMMHHQPVPVGSHWIDGHMLKEGRDAFVELVQRAENVRAIAWGHVHQQFDSELGHIGLHATPSTSVQFTPGSGPFAVDSEMPGYRWFDLRDDGSYETGVERVAIVEYSVDLASSGY